Genomic segment of Pseudobdellovibrionaceae bacterium:
AAAAAAGAGGAGGTTTGAGATTCCTATGGGTGGTTTGTGTAACTTTTAAACAGGCTTTCAGGCTCTGTTCAAAAACAGACGAAAGTCTCAAACTAAGTCTAGTGATTTCAGGACTTTATGCCGATAGGCTTGGCATCACGTTTGCTTAAGTAAAAGTAGGCGGGGGTATTAAGATGTTAAAGCAATTGAGCTTCAGAAAGTATTCACTATTGCTCTTATCGGTTTACTTTTTAGGCGATCATATTTCAAGTCAAAGAATCAGCTCTTTAAATGAGCACGACCTTAGTCAAGCGACTGGGGCCTCTGTAGTTGCTGCACCAACAGGTATCAGAAGTACAGTTTTGACCGATGCTAACATTGCCCCTAAAAAATCTAGTAAAAAAGAGATCAATGTTCTTTTGAACGACCCTGCGATGCCTCACACTTGGGGTTTAAAACAAACAGATGTACAAAAAGCGTGGAAGATTTCACAGGGCAGTAAGAAAGTTGTAGTTGCTGTGATTGATACAGGCGTGGATATTAAACAAGAAGACATTAAAAATAACTTATGGATCAATCCCAACCCTACTAAGGGTGACCTGCATGGATGGAATTTTGTGAATGACAATAATGATCTTTCTGACAACCACGGACATGGAACGCATATCGCAGGTATTATTGGGGCTGAAGGTGGTAATGGTAAGGGGATCAGTGGAGTGTCTCCACAAGTGAGCCTTATGATCTTAAAGTATTACGATCCTAATAGTCGTGGTTCAGACAACTTAAAAAATACGATTCGTGCGATTCACTACGCTATTGATAATGGGGCGCACATTATTAACTATTCGGGTGGTGGTTTAGATTACAGCGAAGAAGAAAAAGCCGCCATTGAAAGAGCAAGACGTCGTGGAATTTTATTTGTTGCAGCTGCGGGTAATGAAAGATCAAATTCAGATATCAAGAAGTATTATCCTGCGGACTATGATTTAGATAATATCATCTCTGTTACTGCTTTAGATCAAAAGCAACAGATTTTACCTTCAAGTAACTATGGTGTGCAAACGGTGCATATCGCAGCTCCTGGAAACAATATTTACTCAACACTTCCTAATAACCGCTATGGATATATGACGGGAACATCACAGGCCACAGCCTTTGTGAGTGGTGTGGCGGCTTTGATTTTAGCTCATCATCAAGATTTAAAACCTTATCAAATTGGCGCTTATCTTAAGAACACAGGAGATTTGATTGATGGTTTGAAGGACAAGACTGCCACAAGTCGTAAAATCAACTCTTATCGTGCTCTTTCAATTTTAGGGCAGGGTATGGGTGCCACAGGTGTGATTGCGACAAACTCTTCAAATCTCAATACAACTTTTAATCCTAGTAGCCAGCAGCAAGCTAGACAGGCTCGTCGTGAATCTCAAAAAGAAGGTTCACTAGAAAGTTTTGCAAATAGCTTGTTACAAAAAATTCAGTAGGATTTTTTGTTTTATAATCCTGCGGGGAACCACTCTCCGATAGGATTGTTGTTAAGATAGCTGTAAATAATAAAATTTCTTAAAACTAGTTTGTTATAGTTGCGGGTTTCTTTATAAGGAATCTCTTCGATGAATTCAAGCCAATTGCCTTTAAATCTAGTTTTAAACCAAACTTGGGCCTTCTTTTCGTCAGCATTATAACCTGATAGTGCCATAACCAATGATTGGGAATTGCGATTGTATAGACTTCTGAGGTGAAAGCTTCCTAATTGGATGTTCTTTTCTGGTTGGTAAAGATCTAAAGAGTTTTTGTACTCCACGCCCACCTTAGGAGCGATCTCTTTTGCTAGTGAGGGCAGAAGCTGCATTAAACCTCTGGCATCAGCCCAACTTTTGGCAATGGGGTTAAAGACAGATTCTTGGCGAATAATAGAAAAGACAAGCTCGGCAGGAACTTGATACTTTTGTGCCGATTGAGTGACTAGAGTTTTGTAAGGTGTAGGAAAGAGATCGGCACAAGGTGAATCCTTTGCCATACAAAGTTCGGGTTTAAGTTTGATGTCCAAAAATAAATTGTGAGTGTCTCCATTTCGGGCCAGCAAACGTTTAACAAATAAACGTTCGGCTTTGCTAATTTTATTTTTGTACTGTTTGTAATAACTTTTTAAATAGGCTTGAGTAGCGACCACAGAAACTTCGTGGAGCTGTTTATAAAGGGTGAAGTTTAAACTGGCTGGGCGTTTTTTATAAGCCGCAGATTCTAGGTTTTCAAGTTGTGAAGAGGGAAAATCAATATTGCGGTGTTTTCTTACAAGGGCTGCATAAAAAGAAAGAGGATAGCGCTTTAAAAGTAGATCTTCGATGCCAGCGATTTCTTTTTTAATGTCCTCAGTCTGCTCCTTTTTTTGTAGCATTTCTTTGAGCCAATAATACAGACGAGACCTGCTGTCCTCGGGGTCGTTCACTTTAATGGCGTCACGCAAGGCTTGTTCGGCGATATCGAGCTTGTTGCTTTTATAGTTGTCCCAAAACTTTTGCCAATGCAAAGTTAAAAGGTCATCTAAGTTTAAAGATTTCTCTGCTAAAGCTAAATCAATGTACTTTAGCGACTCAGTAAGGTTGGAGCGCTCTTCAAATAGACGAGCCTTAATCCAATATGCAGTTTGCAATGAGATGTGAGGTTTAAGTATTGGGATCAGCTCATCTAGGGTCTTTTCGGCACTTGAAAGTGACTGATAGGTCCATAAGGTTCTGACATGGGCGATACCTATGCGGTTCATCTGTGTGGCTGTGATATTTTTTTTCTTAAATTGCTCAAGGGCAAAGTTATAATGTCGGTCAGAGGCTTTGATAAAGACCTTACCGCGCTCTTTAAGTTTATGGGTGAGAACAATTTGATTTAAGGCGCGTAATTTGCCCTCAACATCATTAGAACATTTAAAGTTGGCATCGAATAATTTTAAACTCAACTCAAACTTTCTGAATTCACGAAATTTTTGTGCACGCTCAAAGTTGGGGCGGCAGTCTTCGAGGTTGATCTTTTCGTTTGTAAGTTCATAAAGAGCTTTTTGTGCCTCTTCATTAGAGATGTTCATACTGGTTTGAGTTTCAATGATTTTATCTAAAAGGCTTTTTTGTAAGGGAGCAAAGTCGGCTTTATCAAAAAGTTTATAAAGAATTTTAATCTTGTGGTCTGAATTGGAAATACTATCTACAAAACTTAAATCTGTCTGTAAAATATCAAGAATATAACTTTCAACCCAGGGGTAATCAGACATCAGCTCAAGTAAGGAACTGATATCATTGTTTTGAATAGCTGAGATCAATGGAGAGTAGTCGGTGATTTTTTTGGTGTGAGAGGAGCTAGCTTGTGAAGCCAAAGGAATAAAAAGGGAAGATAAGAAGATAGCCGTCGATAAAAGAGGTGCGACATACGAATTAAAATAGGAATGAAAAAAAACCTTTTGCATCCATATATTATGACTTTTTTCGCACCAATGTCCACGACACTCCGGTCACAACTAAAAAGGCCCCGACCCATCCTATCCAACTGGTGTTCTCTCGAGGCATCCAAGAAATATTGAGCAAATTTCCAAGATAGATCAGGCCCAAAGTCCCGAGAGGATTGACCGTAATAATAAGACTGACACGGCTTGCGGGAGCACGCTTAAGTGCCTCTGCCAGACACCCATAACCCACAAGGGTATTTAAACCCAAAAGGACTAAGATGAACCACTCCCATGCGCCTAAACTGAGAGTTTGTTTTAGGTCGGCATTTAGGCAAAGAAGTAACCCAGCGGCAAAATAAATCACCAGATTAAGAGTTTGAGGATTCCACTGGTCGCCTAAAATTTTTTGAATCACAGCATAAGCCGCCCAAACTAGGGCTGCGACAATCAGCCAGATATTACCACTGGTCATATACACAGATTCTGCTAGCCCTATTTTATCGTAATAGAAAAAGATAAAACCTAAAGAGGCCACAATGATCCCTAACATCTGTCTGCGAGTAAAACTCTCTTTAAAAAGAAAGACGCCAGCAAGAGCTAAACTTAAAGGACCTATCTGAATCATGATTTGGGAGTTTCCAGCGCCAGTGAGTTCCACTCCTTTCATAAAACCAAAATAGTTAAAACCTAAAAAACTCCCAGCGACTAAAGCGAGCCATGGAAAGTTCTTTTTTAAAACTACGAACTCTTGACGTTTAAAAAGAAGATAGATGAGCAGCAGACCTGCAAAAGCCAGTACAACACGAAGGGCTGCAATGTTGGCGGTGGTTGTAAATGTAAGCGCGTACTTGAGTCCAATAGCTAAAACGGCCCAGCATAGGGCCGTAATCCAAGCGAACAGAAGTCCGAGGTTTCTTTCTGACATATTTATTTTCATGGGACCTTTTCTAGATCCCATCTATTTAGGTGCAGGGCCTAAAGGCTATTGACCTTTAAGGCATGGATTCTTTCTTCAAGAGGAGGGTGGGTCATGAAAAGGTGCTTGATGCCTTTTTTAGACACGCCTGAAATCTTAAGTGAAGCCACTGCGGGATCTTGTTTGCTTTGTAAAACAGTTCTGTATCCCATAGCAAGCTTTTCTAAAGCTTTGATCATTTTATTTTTACCTGCATACATGGCTCCACCATAATCAGCACGAAATTCACGACGACGTGAAAACCAATTGACCAAAATAGAACCAAAAAGAGCAAGCACAAAGCTCACAAGCATATAAATTCCAAAGCGTGCAGCCCCTCGGCCTCTTTCATCTAGTTTTGAAGCTATAATATCTGCAAGCAGTCTTGAAACAATCATGACAATCGCATTCACTACACCTTGAATCAGAGTCATAGTGACCATATCCCCATTAGCAATGTGAGCCACTTCGTGGGCTAACACACCTTCCACTTCATCGCGGTCCATGGCTTCGAGTAAACCAGAAGACACGGCCACAAGGGAGTTGGACCTAGAGGGTCCCGTTGCAAAAGCGTTAAGTTCATTAGCTGGGTAAATGGCCACTTCAGGCATTTTGGGCAGGCCCGCTTTTTTAGCTAAAGCATAAGTGGTGTCCACCAACCATTTTTCAGTAGGGTGGGAAGAGTTAGGAGAAAGCATTTCTAAACGCATAAGACGTTTAGCCATCCACTTGGAGGTCCAAAGTGAAAAGAACGCACCACCCATACCAAGAATAAGATAAAAGGTGATCACATAAGCGTAATACCCATCAAGAGGGACATTAAAATATTCACGTAAAACAAACATGGCCACAGAGGCCGTCATCACCATCAGAATGTTCACACCAAAAAATAACAGGAACCTTTTAATTGTAGCCATAGTCGTTTTGTCTCCTCTCATAATTATGAGTCAATTATGGGGCTCTTTCAGACCAGGTCAAGCTATGATGGACGACAAAACTCCACAATTTCAACTAGCTAGTTTGGGAATAACTGAAATTAAATCATAAATCTTCAGACATTTAGATTTAGATTATACCTTAGCTTCCAACGCAGCA
This window contains:
- a CDS encoding S8 family serine peptidase; this translates as MLKQLSFRKYSLLLLSVYFLGDHISSQRISSLNEHDLSQATGASVVAAPTGIRSTVLTDANIAPKKSSKKEINVLLNDPAMPHTWGLKQTDVQKAWKISQGSKKVVVAVIDTGVDIKQEDIKNNLWINPNPTKGDLHGWNFVNDNNDLSDNHGHGTHIAGIIGAEGGNGKGISGVSPQVSLMILKYYDPNSRGSDNLKNTIRAIHYAIDNGAHIINYSGGGLDYSEEEKAAIERARRRGILFVAAAGNERSNSDIKKYYPADYDLDNIISVTALDQKQQILPSSNYGVQTVHIAAPGNNIYSTLPNNRYGYMTGTSQATAFVSGVAALILAHHQDLKPYQIGAYLKNTGDLIDGLKDKTATSRKINSYRALSILGQGMGATGVIATNSSNLNTTFNPSSQQQARQARRESQKEGSLESFANSLLQKIQ
- a CDS encoding lytic transglycosylase domain-containing protein, whose product is MQKVFFHSYFNSYVAPLLSTAIFLSSLFIPLASQASSSHTKKITDYSPLISAIQNNDISSLLELMSDYPWVESYILDILQTDLSFVDSISNSDHKIKILYKLFDKADFAPLQKSLLDKIIETQTSMNISNEEAQKALYELTNEKINLEDCRPNFERAQKFREFRKFELSLKLFDANFKCSNDVEGKLRALNQIVLTHKLKERGKVFIKASDRHYNFALEQFKKKNITATQMNRIGIAHVRTLWTYQSLSSAEKTLDELIPILKPHISLQTAYWIKARLFEERSNLTESLKYIDLALAEKSLNLDDLLTLHWQKFWDNYKSNKLDIAEQALRDAIKVNDPEDSRSRLYYWLKEMLQKKEQTEDIKKEIAGIEDLLLKRYPLSFYAALVRKHRNIDFPSSQLENLESAAYKKRPASLNFTLYKQLHEVSVVATQAYLKSYYKQYKNKISKAERLFVKRLLARNGDTHNLFLDIKLKPELCMAKDSPCADLFPTPYKTLVTQSAQKYQVPAELVFSIIRQESVFNPIAKSWADARGLMQLLPSLAKEIAPKVGVEYKNSLDLYQPEKNIQLGSFHLRSLYNRNSQSLVMALSGYNADEKKAQVWFKTRFKGNWLEFIEEIPYKETRNYNKLVLRNFIIYSYLNNNPIGEWFPAGL
- a CDS encoding DMT family transporter produces the protein MKINMSERNLGLLFAWITALCWAVLAIGLKYALTFTTTANIAALRVVLAFAGLLLIYLLFKRQEFVVLKKNFPWLALVAGSFLGFNYFGFMKGVELTGAGNSQIMIQIGPLSLALAGVFLFKESFTRRQMLGIIVASLGFIFFYYDKIGLAESVYMTSGNIWLIVAALVWAAYAVIQKILGDQWNPQTLNLVIYFAAGLLLCLNADLKQTLSLGAWEWFILVLLGLNTLVGYGCLAEALKRAPASRVSLIITVNPLGTLGLIYLGNLLNISWMPRENTSWIGWVGAFLVVTGVSWTLVRKKS
- the htpX gene encoding protease HtpX, giving the protein MATIKRFLLFFGVNILMVMTASVAMFVLREYFNVPLDGYYAYVITFYLILGMGGAFFSLWTSKWMAKRLMRLEMLSPNSSHPTEKWLVDTTYALAKKAGLPKMPEVAIYPANELNAFATGPSRSNSLVAVSSGLLEAMDRDEVEGVLAHEVAHIANGDMVTMTLIQGVVNAIVMIVSRLLADIIASKLDERGRGAARFGIYMLVSFVLALFGSILVNWFSRRREFRADYGGAMYAGKNKMIKALEKLAMGYRTVLQSKQDPAVASLKISGVSKKGIKHLFMTHPPLEERIHALKVNSL